Proteins encoded within one genomic window of Nonomuraea gerenzanensis:
- the pflA gene encoding pyruvate formate-lyase-activating protein, which translates to MNGSVSSWDLSVGVDGPGTRFVVFTAGCPLRCQYCHNPETWRMRDGRQVTADEIMAEIEKYRRFISVAGGGVTISGGEPLLQPRFTGELLRRCHEAGLHTALDTSGLLGVRATDALLADTDLVLLDIKSYDPATYRRLTGGPVEPTLRFARRLAELGRPTWVRFVLVPGLTDAPDNVDALARFVAGLGNVERVDVLPFHRLATAKYERLGLRFPLADVPPPGRELLERVHAQFRAHGIASS; encoded by the coding sequence GTGAACGGTTCCGTCAGCTCCTGGGATCTGTCGGTCGGCGTGGACGGCCCCGGCACCCGCTTCGTCGTCTTCACCGCGGGCTGCCCGCTGCGCTGCCAGTACTGCCACAACCCGGAGACCTGGCGGATGCGCGACGGCCGCCAGGTCACCGCCGATGAGATCATGGCCGAGATCGAGAAGTACCGGCGGTTCATCTCGGTGGCCGGCGGTGGCGTGACGATCAGCGGCGGTGAGCCGCTGCTGCAGCCCCGCTTCACCGGCGAGCTGCTGCGCCGCTGCCACGAGGCCGGCCTGCACACCGCCCTGGACACCTCCGGCCTGCTCGGCGTCCGCGCCACGGACGCCCTGCTCGCCGACACCGACCTGGTGCTGCTCGACATCAAGTCCTACGACCCGGCCACCTACCGGCGCCTCACCGGCGGCCCGGTCGAGCCGACCCTGCGCTTCGCCCGCCGCCTGGCCGAGCTGGGCCGGCCCACCTGGGTGCGGTTCGTGCTGGTCCCCGGGCTCACCGACGCGCCGGACAACGTGGACGCCCTGGCCCGCTTCGTCGCCGGCCTCGGCAACGTCGAGCGGGTGGACGTGCTGCCCTTCCACCGCCTGGCCACCGCCAAGTACGAGCGCCTGGGCCTGCGCTTCCCCCTCGCCGACGTGCCGCCACCCGGCCGGGAGCTGCTGGAACGCGTGCACGCCCAGTTCCGCGCCCACGGCATCGCCAGCAGCTGA
- the adhP gene encoding alcohol dehydrogenase AdhP codes for MRAAVVTAFDQPVELQEVPVPEPGPAQVLVHIEASGLCHTDIHAAQGDWPVKPALPFIPGHEGVGVIEQVGSAVTGRVVGERVAIPWLGYACGSCEYCVSGRETLCESQLNSGYAVNGGHAEYAVAHAAYVVPVPDGVAPAEAAPLTCAGVTTYKAVKVSGLRPAERAAIFGIGGLGHLAQQYAQIFGAETIAVDVTEDKLRLARELGADHTVDAARTDPVAEIKSLGGADVAIVLAASPRVLEQAHASLRRGGRLVLVSLPKDNTMSLPIFETVLGGISVIGSIVGTRADLAEVFRLHAAGRTKVIYETRKLEEINQSFDDVLAGTVPARLVLEL; via the coding sequence ATGCGCGCTGCCGTCGTCACCGCCTTCGACCAGCCCGTCGAACTCCAGGAGGTGCCCGTCCCCGAGCCCGGGCCCGCTCAGGTCCTGGTCCACATCGAAGCGAGCGGGCTGTGCCACACCGACATCCACGCCGCCCAGGGCGACTGGCCGGTCAAACCCGCGCTGCCGTTCATCCCCGGCCACGAGGGCGTCGGCGTCATCGAACAGGTGGGCTCCGCCGTGACCGGCAGGGTCGTCGGCGAGCGGGTGGCCATCCCCTGGCTCGGCTACGCCTGCGGCAGCTGCGAATACTGCGTCAGCGGCCGGGAGACCCTGTGCGAGTCCCAGCTGAACAGCGGGTACGCCGTCAACGGCGGCCACGCCGAGTACGCGGTCGCGCACGCCGCCTACGTGGTGCCGGTGCCCGACGGCGTCGCCCCGGCCGAGGCCGCGCCACTGACCTGCGCGGGGGTGACCACGTACAAGGCGGTCAAGGTCTCGGGCCTGCGCCCCGCCGAGCGGGCGGCGATCTTCGGCATCGGCGGGCTGGGCCACCTGGCGCAGCAGTACGCGCAGATCTTCGGCGCCGAGACCATCGCGGTGGACGTCACCGAGGACAAGCTGCGCCTGGCCAGGGAGCTGGGCGCCGATCACACGGTCGACGCCGCGCGCACCGATCCGGTCGCCGAGATCAAGTCCCTGGGCGGCGCGGACGTGGCGATCGTGCTGGCCGCCAGCCCGCGCGTGCTGGAGCAGGCGCACGCCTCGCTACGCCGTGGCGGCCGGCTGGTGCTGGTGTCGCTGCCCAAGGACAACACGATGAGCCTGCCGATCTTCGAGACCGTCCTGGGCGGCATCAGCGTCATCGGCTCCATCGTCGGCACCCGCGCCGACCTGGCCGAGGTGTTCAGGCTGCACGCGGCGGGACGCACCAAGGTCATTTATGAGACCCGCAAGCTGGAGGAGATCAACCAGTCCTTCGACGACGTCCTGGCCGGCACCGTGCCCGCCCGTCTGGTTCTCGAGCTGTGA
- a CDS encoding universal stress protein, with translation MILVGVDGSRAGLEAAGWAAREAALRDVPLLVAHAMPRWAYETETGRLAEVAAWMREGGRSVLTAAEERARGDKPKISLRTTFLPDDPRAALIEAARDAELLVVGSHGLGGVRGMLVGSVAYGVAGHAPCDVVVVRQVSSAGEIVAGVDGSAASPRVLEFGFAEAALRGARLRVVHARAQQGFEPAAGEGPGTLKETLSGLRVRFPGVAVVEELVHGHPVEVLRQAAAGAELLVVGSHGQGMFAGMVLGSVSHALLHHAPCPLAVVRIER, from the coding sequence ATGATCCTCGTGGGAGTGGACGGCTCGCGGGCCGGGCTCGAGGCCGCCGGCTGGGCGGCGCGGGAGGCGGCCCTGCGGGACGTGCCGCTGCTGGTGGCGCACGCGATGCCGCGCTGGGCGTACGAGACGGAGACCGGCCGGCTGGCCGAGGTGGCCGCGTGGATGCGCGAGGGCGGCAGGAGCGTGCTGACGGCGGCGGAGGAACGCGCGCGCGGCGACAAGCCGAAGATCAGCCTGCGCACGACCTTCCTGCCCGACGACCCGCGCGCCGCCCTGATCGAGGCCGCGCGGGACGCGGAGCTGCTGGTGGTGGGCAGCCACGGGCTCGGCGGGGTGCGCGGGATGCTGGTCGGCTCTGTCGCCTACGGGGTGGCCGGGCACGCGCCGTGTGACGTCGTGGTGGTCCGTCAGGTCTCCTCGGCAGGTGAGATCGTGGCCGGGGTGGACGGGTCCGCGGCGTCGCCCCGGGTGCTGGAGTTCGGCTTCGCCGAGGCGGCGCTGCGCGGCGCCCGGCTGCGGGTCGTGCACGCCCGCGCCCAGCAGGGGTTCGAACCCGCGGCGGGGGAGGGACCGGGCACGCTGAAGGAGACGCTGAGCGGCCTGCGCGTGCGGTTTCCGGGGGTGGCCGTCGTCGAGGAGCTGGTGCACGGCCATCCGGTCGAGGTGCTGCGGCAGGCCGCGGCCGGCGCGGAGCTGTTGGTGGTCGGCTCGCACGGGCAGGGCATGTTCGCCGGGATGGTGCTGGGCTCGGTCAGCCACGCGCTGCTGCACCACGCCCCGTGCCCGCTCGCCGTGGTCAGGATCGAACGGTGA
- a CDS encoding ATP-binding protein, producing MVTLLTMSFDENSMCAARHAVRDEARRRGLTSERLDNFLTAVNESIGNAVEHGGGQGWLTLWWADDDLFCEVRDAGPGIPARTLDQACLPPPSVPGGRGIWLMRRLADSAVFSTGPDGTAVLLRIGVAPPAPPGCHAQRCRPGWVLNTDGACPARHQQPPDAELGSE from the coding sequence ATGGTGACGCTGCTCACCATGAGCTTCGACGAGAACAGCATGTGCGCCGCGCGCCATGCCGTCCGCGACGAAGCACGGCGACGGGGACTGACGAGCGAGCGGCTCGACAACTTCCTCACAGCGGTCAACGAGAGCATCGGCAACGCCGTGGAACATGGCGGAGGGCAGGGCTGGCTCACCCTGTGGTGGGCGGACGACGACCTGTTCTGCGAGGTCAGGGACGCCGGCCCCGGTATTCCGGCCCGCACACTCGACCAGGCGTGCCTGCCCCCGCCCTCCGTGCCCGGCGGCCGGGGGATCTGGTTGATGCGCCGCCTGGCCGACAGCGCTGTGTTCAGCACCGGCCCCGACGGCACCGCCGTACTCCTGCGCATCGGCGTGGCACCCCCTGCCCCTCCGGGGTGCCACGCCCAGCGCTGTCGTCCCGGCTGGGTGTTGAACACCGACGGCGCCTGCCCGGCCCGCCACCAGCAGCCTCCGGACGCCGAGCTCGGTAGCGAGTGA
- the gap gene encoding type I glyceraldehyde-3-phosphate dehydrogenase has protein sequence MRIGINGFGRIGRAVLRRALRTDLEIVAVNDITDEATLAHLLKHDSTYGPLDVPVTAAPGLLEVDGRTIAVTSVADPAQLDWRAYDVELVIDATGRFRTRDALAGHLKAGARRVLLSAPGKGLDATIVPGVNDAAYDPARHEIVSLASCTTNCVAPMVKVLHESFGLVRGFMTTIHAYTGDQVLLDAPHKDPRRARSAAVNIVPTTTGAARMVGQVLPELNGRLDGIAIRVPVEDGSITDLSAQLTRSVTVQEINDAFAAAAADGALRGILRYSTDPLVSRDIIGDAASCVFDSALTQASGDLVKVFGWYDNEWGYANRLVEMAQRMV, from the coding sequence ATGAGAATCGGCATCAACGGATTCGGCAGGATCGGCAGGGCCGTCCTGCGCCGCGCGCTGCGCACCGACCTGGAGATCGTCGCCGTCAACGACATCACCGACGAGGCCACCCTGGCCCACCTGCTCAAGCACGACTCCACCTACGGGCCGCTCGACGTGCCCGTCACCGCCGCCCCCGGCCTGCTGGAGGTCGACGGCCGCACGATCGCCGTGACCTCCGTCGCCGACCCGGCGCAGCTCGACTGGCGGGCGTACGACGTCGAGCTGGTCATCGACGCCACCGGCCGCTTCCGCACCCGCGACGCCCTGGCGGGCCACCTCAAGGCCGGCGCCCGCAGGGTGCTGCTGTCGGCGCCGGGCAAGGGCCTGGACGCCACCATCGTCCCCGGCGTCAACGACGCCGCCTACGACCCGGCCCGCCACGAGATCGTCTCGCTGGCCTCCTGCACCACCAACTGCGTGGCCCCGATGGTCAAGGTGCTGCACGAGAGCTTCGGCCTGGTGCGCGGCTTCATGACCACCATCCACGCCTACACCGGCGACCAGGTGCTGCTGGACGCCCCGCACAAGGACCCGCGCCGGGCCCGCTCGGCCGCCGTGAACATCGTGCCGACCACCACCGGCGCGGCCCGCATGGTAGGCCAGGTGCTGCCCGAGCTGAACGGCCGCCTGGACGGCATCGCCATCCGCGTGCCGGTCGAGGACGGCTCCATCACCGACCTGTCCGCCCAGCTCACCCGCTCCGTCACCGTGCAGGAGATCAACGACGCCTTCGCCGCCGCCGCCGCCGACGGCGCGCTGCGCGGCATCCTGCGCTACAGCACCGACCCGCTGGTCTCCCGCGACATCATCGGCGACGCCGCCTCCTGCGTGTTCGACTCCGCGCTCACCCAGGCCAGCGGCGACCTGGTCAAGGTGTTCGGCTGGTACGACAACGAGTGGGGCTACGCCAACCGGCTCGTCGAGATGGCCCAGCGGATGGTGTGA
- a CDS encoding phosphoketolase family protein, which produces MTEVSEEQIRKAVDEELLRGLAAPEAGEIDQLDAWWRANNYLTIGQIYLQGNPLLREPLAPRHIKPRLLGHWGTSPGLSLIYAHVSRLIRHTGQQAIYLAGPGHGGPALVAAGYLEGTYSEIYPHVGQDEAGMLRLFRQFSSPGGIPSHVSVTTPGSVHEGGELGYVLVHAFGAVMDNPDLLAVAVVGDGEAETGPLEGSWKGVSFLNPERDGAVLPILHLNGAKIAGPTVLSRKDPDEVRRLLEGHGYEVLEVAGSDLPGMHHRFAATLADAWARIRAIQHAARTGGWDGSRPRWPLIVLRSPKGWTGPGQVDGVQMEGTWRSHQVPLSGVRDNPEHLAILEDWLRSYRPEELFDATGAPSELVRALAPKGELRMSASPHANGGLLTRDLALPDFRDYAVEVPQPAQTRVESTRRLGELLRDVYRDNPDSFRLFCPDETNSNRLGAVFEVSDRAFAECVTDDDVAISRDGRVMEVLSEHNCHGWLEGYTLTGRHGMFATYEAFAMVSASQTVQHGKWLQEATRLPWRAKVPSLNVLLTSTAWRNDHNGFSHQGPGLIQVVLTQRGDVARVYLPPDANCLLSVADHCLRSRSYINLIVIDKQPQLQWLSIDEAIEHCARGAGIWEWAGTDDGTSDPDIVLACAGDVVTMETVAAAQILKERLPGFKVRVVNVVDLMTLPRPKDHPHGMSGTLFTELFTDTVDVVFAFHGYPGAIHQLVHGRPDADRFRVRGFIEEGTTTTPFDMTVRNRASRYHLVMDALNNARRLPRGASELMAWCERKLAEHQAYVVEHLEDMPEVRDWSLGDWAQKG; this is translated from the coding sequence ATGACCGAGGTGTCGGAGGAGCAGATCCGCAAGGCCGTCGATGAGGAGCTGCTGCGCGGGCTGGCCGCCCCGGAGGCCGGGGAGATCGACCAGCTGGACGCCTGGTGGCGGGCGAACAACTACCTCACGATCGGGCAGATCTACTTGCAGGGCAATCCGCTGCTGCGCGAACCGCTGGCGCCACGGCACATCAAGCCGCGCCTGCTGGGCCACTGGGGCACCAGCCCGGGCCTGTCACTGATCTACGCGCACGTCTCCCGGCTCATCCGGCACACCGGCCAGCAGGCGATCTACCTCGCCGGGCCCGGGCACGGCGGCCCGGCGCTGGTGGCCGCCGGCTACCTGGAGGGCACGTACAGCGAGATCTACCCGCACGTCGGCCAGGACGAGGCCGGGATGCTGCGGCTGTTCCGGCAGTTCTCCAGCCCGGGCGGCATCCCCAGCCACGTCTCGGTGACCACCCCGGGCTCCGTCCACGAGGGTGGCGAGCTGGGGTACGTGCTGGTGCACGCGTTCGGCGCGGTGATGGACAACCCGGACCTGCTGGCCGTGGCGGTGGTGGGTGACGGGGAGGCCGAGACGGGGCCGCTGGAGGGGTCGTGGAAGGGCGTGTCGTTCCTCAACCCCGAACGCGACGGCGCCGTGCTGCCGATCCTGCACCTGAACGGCGCGAAGATCGCGGGCCCCACCGTGCTGTCCCGCAAGGACCCCGATGAGGTGCGGCGGCTGCTGGAGGGCCACGGGTACGAGGTGCTGGAGGTGGCGGGCTCCGACCTGCCCGGCATGCACCACCGGTTCGCCGCGACGCTGGCCGACGCCTGGGCGAGGATCCGCGCCATCCAGCACGCGGCCCGTACCGGCGGCTGGGACGGGAGCCGCCCGCGGTGGCCGCTGATCGTGCTGCGCTCGCCCAAGGGCTGGACCGGGCCCGGCCAGGTGGACGGCGTGCAGATGGAGGGCACGTGGCGCTCGCACCAGGTGCCGCTGTCCGGGGTGCGCGACAACCCCGAGCACCTGGCCATCCTGGAGGACTGGCTGCGCTCGTACCGGCCGGAAGAGCTGTTCGACGCCACCGGCGCGCCCTCCGAGCTGGTACGCGCGCTGGCCCCGAAGGGCGAGCTGCGGATGAGCGCCAGCCCGCACGCCAACGGCGGCCTGCTGACCCGCGACCTGGCCCTGCCCGACTTCCGCGACTACGCCGTGGAGGTGCCGCAACCGGCGCAGACGCGGGTGGAGTCGACCCGCCGGCTCGGCGAGCTGCTGCGCGACGTCTACCGCGACAATCCCGACAGCTTCCGGCTGTTCTGCCCGGACGAGACCAACAGCAACCGGCTCGGCGCGGTGTTCGAGGTCTCCGATCGGGCCTTCGCCGAATGCGTCACCGATGACGACGTGGCGATCAGCCGGGACGGGCGGGTGATGGAGGTGTTGTCGGAGCACAACTGCCATGGCTGGCTGGAGGGCTACACGCTGACCGGGCGGCACGGCATGTTCGCCACCTATGAGGCGTTCGCGATGGTCAGCGCCTCGCAGACGGTGCAGCACGGCAAGTGGCTGCAGGAGGCGACCCGGCTGCCCTGGCGGGCCAAGGTGCCCAGTCTGAACGTGCTGCTCACCTCGACCGCCTGGCGCAACGACCACAACGGCTTCTCCCACCAGGGGCCCGGCCTGATCCAGGTGGTGCTGACCCAGCGTGGTGACGTGGCCCGCGTCTATCTGCCGCCGGACGCCAACTGCCTGCTGTCGGTGGCCGACCACTGCCTGCGTTCACGCTCGTACATCAACCTCATCGTCATCGACAAGCAGCCGCAGCTGCAGTGGCTGAGCATCGATGAGGCGATCGAGCACTGCGCCCGCGGCGCCGGGATCTGGGAGTGGGCCGGCACCGACGACGGCACCAGCGACCCCGACATCGTGCTGGCCTGCGCCGGGGACGTGGTCACCATGGAGACGGTCGCGGCGGCGCAGATCCTCAAGGAGCGGCTGCCCGGGTTCAAGGTGCGGGTGGTCAACGTCGTGGACCTGATGACGCTGCCGCGGCCGAAGGACCATCCGCACGGGATGAGCGGGACGCTGTTCACCGAGCTGTTCACTGACACCGTGGATGTGGTGTTCGCCTTCCACGGCTATCCCGGTGCCATCCATCAGCTGGTGCACGGACGTCCGGACGCCGACCGGTTCCGGGTGCGTGGCTTCATCGAGGAGGGCACCACCACCACGCCGTTCGACATGACGGTGCGCAACCGGGCGTCCCGGTATCACCTGGTGATGGACGCCCTCAACAACGCCCGGCGGCTGCCGCGCGGCGCGAGCGAGCTGATGGCCTGGTGCGAGCGCAAGCTCGCCGAGCACCAGGCGTACGTGGTCGAGCATCTGGAGGACATGCCCGAGGTGCGTGACTGGTCGCTGGGGGACTGGGCGCAGAAGGGCTGA
- a CDS encoding universal stress protein — MIVAGVDGSVPSRAAVAWAAADAHRMHEPLLLVHALDRAPYQIAGFANAALPDSVLRAGRKVLNEALALVHERRPTVEVSTRTVEGAAAPALCDLAGEATELVVGSRGRGALAGALLGSVSDHVAGEASCPVVVVRGELRPCYGQVVAGVDDSPASGPALAYAFEQAALRDSTLRILHSRTPAGAGQPPAVELLETLQKKYPQVTVIEQAFVGHPVDASGEADLLVVGSRGRGSALLGSVGRGVLHHARCPVAVVRAT; from the coding sequence ATGATCGTTGCAGGTGTCGACGGGTCCGTGCCTTCGCGGGCGGCCGTCGCCTGGGCCGCCGCCGACGCGCATCGCATGCACGAGCCCTTGCTGCTGGTCCACGCGCTGGATCGCGCGCCGTACCAGATCGCCGGATTCGCGAACGCCGCCCTGCCCGACTCGGTGCTGCGCGCGGGCCGCAAGGTGCTGAACGAGGCGCTGGCGCTGGTGCACGAGCGCCGGCCCACGGTCGAGGTGAGCACGCGAACGGTGGAGGGGGCCGCCGCGCCGGCGCTGTGTGACCTGGCGGGCGAGGCCACCGAACTGGTCGTCGGCAGCCGGGGGCGGGGAGCGCTCGCCGGTGCCCTGCTCGGCTCGGTCAGCGATCACGTCGCCGGGGAGGCGTCCTGCCCGGTGGTCGTGGTGCGGGGCGAGCTGCGGCCCTGTTACGGGCAGGTGGTGGCCGGGGTGGACGACTCGCCCGCGTCCGGGCCTGCCCTGGCCTACGCCTTCGAGCAGGCCGCCCTGCGGGACAGCACGCTGCGGATCCTGCACAGCCGGACGCCGGCGGGGGCCGGGCAGCCGCCGGCCGTGGAGCTGCTGGAGACGTTGCAGAAGAAGTATCCGCAGGTGACGGTGATCGAGCAGGCGTTCGTGGGCCATCCGGTGGACGCGTCGGGCGAGGCGGACCTGCTGGTGGTGGGCTCTCGCGGACGTGGCTCGGCGCTGCTCGGCTCGGTCGGCCGGGGTGTCCTGCACCACGCGCGCTGCCCGGTGGCGGTCGTCCGCGCGACCTGA
- a CDS encoding DUF4389 domain-containing protein — protein MSTYPVRVEARLDEPLNRGLWIVKWFLAIPHYLVLSLLWIAFGVLTVVAFFAILFTGRYPRALFDFNLGVLRWTWRVAYYTYGALGTDRYPPFTLGAAPDYPATLEIDYPERLSRGLVLVKWWLLAIPHYLVVGLFTSGSVISWNDGLPDGGGVLYTLDWGGLIGLLVLIAALCLLFTGRYPHGVHDLVLGLNRWAIRVAAYATLMTDAYPPFRLEQGGHELPRLEPPPASAHTPARHGAASVVALTAGSVLAFAGLVTAATGTSAALLGRARDTGGFISTGAQRVAAALPWLEGLTTGLFIATAVLLVAGAALILTGIRLATVPASAPVPVTPAR, from the coding sequence ATGAGTACTTATCCGGTGCGGGTCGAGGCTCGCCTCGACGAACCGCTCAACCGTGGCCTCTGGATCGTGAAATGGTTCCTGGCGATCCCGCATTACCTGGTCCTGAGCCTGCTGTGGATCGCCTTCGGCGTTCTCACCGTCGTGGCGTTCTTCGCGATCCTGTTCACCGGGCGCTACCCGCGCGCGCTGTTCGACTTCAACCTCGGCGTGCTGCGCTGGACCTGGCGGGTCGCCTACTACACCTACGGCGCCCTGGGCACCGACCGCTATCCGCCCTTCACCCTCGGCGCCGCCCCCGACTACCCGGCCACCCTGGAGATCGACTACCCGGAACGGCTCTCCCGCGGCCTCGTCCTGGTCAAATGGTGGCTGCTGGCCATCCCGCACTACCTCGTCGTGGGCCTGTTCACCAGCGGCAGCGTCATCTCCTGGAACGACGGCCTGCCCGACGGCGGCGGCGTCCTCTACACCCTCGACTGGGGCGGCCTCATCGGCCTGCTGGTCCTCATCGCGGCGCTCTGCCTGCTGTTCACCGGCCGCTATCCGCACGGCGTGCACGACCTCGTGCTCGGGCTGAACCGGTGGGCGATCCGAGTCGCCGCGTACGCCACGCTCATGACCGACGCCTACCCGCCGTTCAGGCTGGAACAGGGCGGCCACGAGCTGCCGCGCCTCGAACCCCCGCCCGCTTCTGCGCACACCCCCGCCCGGCACGGCGCCGCCTCCGTCGTGGCCCTCACCGCCGGCTCCGTCCTCGCCTTCGCCGGGCTCGTCACCGCGGCCACCGGTACGAGTGCCGCCCTGCTCGGCCGGGCCCGCGACACCGGCGGCTTCATCAGCACCGGCGCCCAGCGGGTGGCCGCCGCCCTCCCCTGGCTGGAAGGGCTGACGACCGGGCTCTTCATCGCCACGGCGGTCCTGCTGGTCGCCGGCGCGGCGCTCATCCTGACCGGCATCCGCCTGGCCACCGTCCCGGCGTCAGCACCCGTACCCGTCACGCCGGCGCGTTGA
- a CDS encoding zinc-dependent alcohol dehydrogenase family protein, with amino-acid sequence MKALIYHGPGRRAWEEAPDPQLIDPTDAIVRVDAVTICGTDLHILKGDVPAVEPGRILGHEAVGTVVQAGGTVTTVERGDRVLVSCITACGRCRYCRTAMYGQCLGGGGWILGHRIDGTQAEYVRVPFADTSTHPLPGGVTSEAALMLADILPTSYEVGVLNGQVRPGDTVVVVGAGPIGLAAISTAQLFTPAHIVAVDLAVSRLEAAKRLGADVLVGAGDDPAAAVAELTGGLGADVAIEAVGVPETFELCTRLVRPGGHVANVGVHGAPATLHLEELWIRNLTITTGLVDTHSTPALLDMVAAHRLDPTTFITHRFGLHDMEAAYRTFSDPATTGALKVVLSRDADG; translated from the coding sequence ATGAAGGCACTGATCTATCACGGACCAGGCAGGCGCGCCTGGGAGGAGGCGCCCGACCCACAGCTCATCGACCCGACGGACGCGATCGTCCGCGTGGACGCCGTCACGATCTGCGGCACCGACCTGCACATCCTCAAGGGCGACGTGCCCGCTGTCGAGCCCGGCCGGATCCTCGGCCACGAGGCGGTCGGCACCGTCGTGCAGGCCGGCGGCACGGTCACCACCGTCGAGCGAGGCGACCGGGTGCTGGTCTCCTGCATCACCGCCTGCGGCCGCTGCCGCTACTGCCGCACCGCGATGTACGGGCAGTGCCTGGGCGGCGGCGGCTGGATCCTCGGCCACCGCATCGACGGCACTCAGGCCGAGTACGTACGGGTGCCGTTCGCCGACACCTCCACCCACCCGCTGCCCGGCGGCGTCACCAGCGAGGCGGCGCTCATGCTCGCCGACATCCTGCCCACCTCCTACGAGGTCGGCGTGCTGAACGGCCAGGTGCGGCCCGGCGACACCGTCGTGGTGGTCGGCGCCGGCCCCATCGGCCTGGCCGCCATCAGCACCGCGCAGTTGTTCACGCCGGCCCACATCGTCGCCGTGGACCTGGCCGTGTCCCGGCTGGAGGCCGCCAAGCGGCTCGGCGCGGACGTCCTCGTCGGCGCCGGCGACGACCCGGCCGCCGCGGTGGCCGAACTGACCGGCGGCCTGGGCGCGGACGTGGCCATCGAAGCGGTCGGCGTTCCCGAGACCTTCGAGCTGTGCACCCGGCTGGTCCGCCCCGGCGGTCACGTCGCCAACGTCGGCGTCCACGGCGCCCCCGCGACCCTGCACCTGGAGGAGCTGTGGATCCGTAACCTGACCATCACCACCGGTCTCGTCGACACCCACTCCACCCCGGCCCTGCTCGACATGGTGGCCGCGCACCGGCTCGACCCGACCACCTTCATCACCCACCGCTTCGGCCTGCACGACATGGAGGCCGCCTACCGGACGTTCTCCGACCCGGCGACCACCGGGGCGCTGAAGGTCGTCCTGTCCCGGGACGCGGACGGCTGA